GAAGGGCGAGTAGCGGACGGCGCCCTCGCCCCGGTCGACGTCGCCGGAGACGGCGATGCCGAGGCCCAGGACCGCGGCCGTGGAGCCGTCCGTCTCGGCCAGGAGCCGCTGGACGAGTTCCGTGATGCTCGCGAGCACCGTCTTCGGGTCGCGGTCGGGCAGGGGCAGGTGCCGGGCTGTGCGGATGCGGCAGCACAGATCGGTGAGGACCGCGATGATCTCGTCGCCGGTGACCTTGACGCCGATGAACAGGGCCCGCCCGCCGTCGACGCGTACGAGGTTCGCGGGCCGCCCGAGGGCCGGGCGGGCCTCGTCGTCGGCGCCCTCGACGAGGTATCCGGCCTCGATGAGCGGACGGACCGCCTTGGTGACGGCGGCCGGTGACAGTCCGACACGCCGGGCCACCTCCAGACGGGGGAGCGGGCCCTGGGACAGGACGGTGGTGAACACCTGTGAGGCGGCGGGTGTGTTGACGGGGAAGGTCTCGGCGCGAGAGGTCTGGCGCATGGCCGCGAACTTAGAGGGGTTCTTTTCCGTCGTCAATAAAAGAAGCAGGATTGGCTGTGCCATTGCTGTGGCCAGTCGAGGAGAGAAGAGCCGGATGACATCAGCAGGAGTGCTCGGTGGCACGTTGGCGGGGGCGGTTCTGCTGTCCCTCGTCGCGACTCCCGTCCATGCCGCACCCCGGGGGCCCGACGCGGATCTGGCAGGTGTGCGCAGTGTGTTGCGGTCGGCGCTGCGGGACGGCGCGCCGGGTGCGATGGCCCGGATCGACGACCGGGGCACGGTGCTGCGGGCCGCCGTAGGTGTCGCCGACCGGACGACGGGGCGGGCGATGGACGACGCCGACCGGTTCCGCATCGGCAGCGTGACCAAGATCTTCACCTCCGTGGTCCTGCTCCAGCTGGTCGACGAGAAGAAGCTGAAGCTCGACGCGCCGGTCGACCGCTACCTGCCGGGACTGCTGCCGGACGACCGGATCACGGTCCGGCACGTGCTCGGCCACCGCAGTGGTCTGTACGACTACACGAACGACATGTTCGCCCAGTCGGTCCCGGGGTTCGAGGCGGTCCGCAAGAAGGTCTTCACCCCCACGGAGCTGGTGAACCGCTCGCTGCGGCGACCGCGCACGAGCGCGCCGGGTGCGGCGTACTCGTACTCCAACACCAACTTCGTCGTCGCCGGGATGCTGATCGAGAAGCTGACCGGGAACCCGGTGCGGACCGAGTACCAGAACCGGATCATCGAACCGCTGAAGCTGCGCGACACGCTTTACGTGCATCCGGGCATGAAAATCCCCGGCGCTCACGCCCGTGGCTACCTCACCCAGGACCGGTCGGGCGCCCCGCTCGTCGACGCCACGGAGCAGACCGTGTCGTGGGCGCAGAGCGCGGGCGCGCTCATCTCCAGCACCCGGGACCTCAACACGTTCCTGTCCGCCCTGCTGGGCGGCCGGCTGACCTCGGCCGCGCAACTGGCGCAGATGGAGCGCTGGCTGCCGTCGGGCACCGGTCAGGCGTACGGCCTCGGGCTGCGCCGTCGCGATCTGTCGTGCGGTGTCTCGGTGTACGGCCACACAGGTGCCGTGCAGGGCTTCTACACGTACGCGTTCGCCTCGAAGGACGGCAAGCGCGCTCTCGCCGCGGTCGCCAACACGTCCAACAACGGCACGGTCCTCAACACCATGCTGCGCACCCTGGACTCCGCGTTCTGCGGCAAGGCGACCAGGGCTCCGCGCGGCAGGGCGACGGTGGAGCGGCACGAGGACGTGGCGCCGGCGCTGTCGCTGGACTGAGTCCGGCGCCGGGGCCGGGAACCCGTGTGACCTGGTGCGCGTTCCTGCCAGTGGACGACGACACCAGGGCGGCACGATGAGCGAGATGGTCACCGGAGGCAATCTGCCCCTGCCCGACGGGGCTGTCACCGTGCGGGTTCCCGGCCCCTTCGACGTGTCCGCCCTCGTCCTGGACGAGGGCGGCAGGGTCGGGGGCGACGCCGACTTCGTGTTCTACAACCAGCCGTCCGCTCCCGGCACCCGGCTCTCCGGCGACACGCTCACCGTCGATCCCCGGCGGCTGCGCGCGGGGGCCGTGCGCGTCACGGTGGTCGTGAGTCCGGCCGACCCCGCCACTCCCCTGGGCCGGCTGCCTCCCCCGGTCCTCCAGGTCACCGGTGCGGGGGGCCGTCCGCTCGCCCGGTTCGCACCACCGCGGCCACGGCAGGAGACCGTGCTGCTGCTCGCGGAGATCTACCGGCGGGGCGACGGCTGGAAGCTGCGGGCACTGGGGCAGGGGTATGCGGACGGACTGGCGGGTCTGGCGCGGGACTTCGGGGTGGACGTGGTCGACGACACGCCGGCGGCTGCGGCGCCGCCCTCGCCGTTCACGGCACCGGGGGCACGGCCGGCCGCTGTCCCGGCTTTCCCCGCGGGGTCGGGCGGGCCCCGTCCGCCGACTTCCGGCCCGCGCTCCCCCACGGCTTCGGTACCCTCCGCCGACCTCGCCGCCTTCCTCACCCTGGTCAACTCGGCGCGCGCCCAGGCCGGTTCACCTCCGGTGTCCCACGATCCCCGCCTCACCGAAGCGGCCCGCGTTCATGCCCGGGCCATGGCCGCCGCCGGCCGCCTCGGCGTCGAGGGCCCCGACGGCGTCTCCGTCTTCCAGCGGGTCACCGCCACCGGGTACGCCTACATCACGGTCGGCGAGCACCTCGTCTCCGGACCGCGCGACCCGGCCGAGTTCGTCGAGTACTGCCTGCGCACCGAGCAGCCCCGGCGGATCCTGCAGGACCCGGCCGTCACCGAAGCCGGCATGGCGTACGTCGGCGGAGGCCGCTCCGGCGAGATGTACTGGACGGCGCTGTGGGCGAGGCCCCTCACGCCCGCCGGCCTGGCCAGGATCACCGACGAGGTCGTCGCCCTCACCAACCGTGAGCGCACCGGGGCAGGTCTGCCGCCGCTCGCCGTCGACCCCCTCCTCGCTCGCGCCGCGCAGGCGTACAGCGCGGACATGGCCGTCCGCGCCTTCTACTCCCACACCTCGCCGGAGGGCACCCAGCCCTGGGACCGGGCCGCCGCCGCGGGCTCCACCCGCCGTTCGATCGGGGAGAACATCGCGTGCGGCCAGCGCTCCGCCGCCGAGGTCGTCGAGGGCTGGATGAACAGTCCCGGCCACCGCGCCAACATCCTCAAACCGGCCTTCACCCACATCGGCATCGGCTTCGCGGGCGGCGGTCCGGCGGGCACGTACTGGACCCAGCTGTTCGGTGCCTGAGCAGTCCTCAGTGGTGAACGAGCGCGGCCCCGGACACGACAGCCGGTCCGCGATCTTGGCGGAGGGGATCCCTCCGGGCCAGGATGCCTCCATGAAGGGTGATCTCTTTTCCAGCGAGCACATGGTCCAGCCCGCCACAGCGCCGGGCATGACGGTCGAGAATTCCAAGTGCATCCGGTACACGGTGAGCGGCGAGATGCACGCGCGCCAGGGGGCGATGGTCGCCTACCGGGGCAATCTCCAGTTCGAGCGCAAGGGCCAGGGCGTCGGCGGCATGCTCAAGCGGGCCGTCACCGGTGAGGGCCTGCCGCTGATGGCGGTGCGCGGTCAGGGGGAGGCCTGGTTCGCGCACGAGGCCCAGAACTGTTTCGTCGTCGACGTGGAACCGGGCGACGAGTTCACGGTCAACGGGCGCAACGTCCTGTGTTTCGACGCCTCGTTGGCGTACCGGATCGCGACCGTGAAGGGCGCGGGTATCGCCGGCGGTGGTCTGTTCAACAGCGTCTTCACGGGACACGGCAGGCTCGGGCTGGTCTGCGAGGGCAACCCGCTGGTGATCCCGGTGTCCGCCCAGTCCCCGGTGTTCGTCGACACGGACGCGGTGGTCGGCTGGACCGCGGGCCTCGCGACCTCGCTGCACCGTTCGCAGTCCATCGGGTCGATGCTGCGCGGCGGTTCGGGTGAGGCGGTGCAGCTGATGCTCCAGGGGTCCGGATTTGTCGTCGTCCGTCCGAGTGAGGCGACCCCGCAGAAGGCCCAGCAGCACTGAGGCCCCGCGCAGTGATCTGCGCCTCACAGGCAACCCCTGCGGCTCCGTCCACGTCTTGACCGGCAACAGATGATGCCCCGGCCCCGGCCGGGGCTCATTTTCAAGGCACTATGCACACCATGTATACGCAGCATGTATAGATGCAGTGTATACGGACGGAAAGGCATGCATGTACGGCAAGGCATTCGCCCCGGAGTACCAGGGCGCCCTCACCGCGCTCTCCGTGAACTCCTCACTGGACGACGTACTGGCCGCCGGCACCGAGCAGTTGCGCGCGGCCGAGCGGGCGGGTCGGCACGGTGAGGCGGCCCGCTCCGGGCTCGCCGTCGCCGAGGCGCAGCGCCGGCTCGGCCGGGTCGGCGACGCGGACCGGGCCTGGAAGGCGAGCTACCGGTCCGCCCGGCAGGCCGGGGACACCGCGGCGATGGCCTGGGCACTGTGGAGCGGTGGCACGCTGGCCCGCCAGCGCGGCGGCTTCGCCTTGGCCCGGCGGCTGTTGGGGCTCGCCGCCGAGCTGGGCGAGCAGGGCGGCGACGTCGTCGTCCGTGGCTACTCACTGGCGGGTCTTGCCGAGACCGGCCGCATCCAGGGCGACTACGAGGCCGTGGGGCGACTGCACGAGCAGCTGCTGGCCGAGGCGCGACGACGCGGCGAGGCACGGCACACGGTGTGGGCGCTGTCAGGAATCGCGCAGATGCACCGCAACACCGGGGCCTACGACACCGCGTTCGCCATGTTCGAGGAGGCCGCGTCAATCGCCGCCGGCGCCGACGACCGACGCGGTCACGCCTGGGCGCTGCGCGGACTCGCCGACCTCGCCTCCGTACGCGACGGCGACACCGCCCGGGCCCTCGCCCTGCTGTCCGAGGCGGAGACGACCTGCCGGGCGATGAACCTCTCCAGCGCGCTGGCCTACAACCACAAGATGCGCGGCAACGTCTACTACCGCGCCGGTCGCTACCCCGAGGCCCGCGAGCTCTACGAGCAGGCGCTCGCTGAGTTCCGCGCCATGAGCGAACCCCGCGGGGAGGCGCTGGCCCGGCTGGGCCTCGCCAAGTCCCTGGCCCGGCTGGGCCGCGACCGGGCCGAGACCGCGGCCGAACTGGACGATCTGGCCCGCACGTTGGAGCGGACCGGACTGCGGCACGCGCGGGAGATGGTGGCGCTGGCCCAGGAGGAGTTCTGCGCGCGGACGGAGTCGGCACGGTGACGACGGTCGTTGGTCCCGATGTCCTCGCCCGGTGCCGCGAGTTGGTGGATCCGGCGCTGCGGGAAGCGGTCGACGGGCTGCATCCCTGGGTGGCGGAGATGGCCGCGTACTCGATGGGCTGGTGCGAGGTCGGCGGTGCCCCGGCCGCCGCGTCCGGCGGCAAGGGGGTGCGGCAGGCGCTCGCCGTCCTGGGCGCCGAGGTGTCCGGTGCGCCTGGACGGGCCGGGGTGCCCGCGGCGGTCGCGGTGGAGCTGGTGCACGTGTTCTCCCTGCTCCACGACGACATCATGGACGGCGACGCGGCCCGGCGTGGCCGCCCCTCGGTGTGGAAGGCGTACGGCACCGGCCCCGCGGTCCTCGCGGGCGACGGCCTGTTCGCCCTGGCCGTCGGGACCCTGGCCGGCGCCGGATCCGGCGCCGTGCGTCGCCTGTCCGTGGCGTTGTCCGACCTGGTGCACGGACAGGCGGACGACCTGCTGTTCGCCACGCGTCCCTGGAGGGGACCGGAGCGGGTACGGCCGGACGAGTACCGGACCATGGCCGAGCACAAGACCGGGGCGCTGCTGGGCTGCGCGGCGGCGCTGGGCGCCCTGCTCGGCGGGGCGCCCCCGGCCACGGTGGCCGCCCTGGACCGGACCGGGCGACACCTGGGGATCGCGTTCCAGATCGTCGACGACGTCCTGGGCATCTGGGGCGACCCCCAGGTCACCGGGAAGCCCGTGCACAGCGACCTGCGGGAACGCAAGAAGACGTTCCCGATACTGGCAGCGCTCGACTCACCGACACCCGCGGCCGCACGGCTGGCACGGTTGCTGGAGTCGGACGGGCCGCTCTCCGAGACGGCGGACCTGATCGAGGAGTGCGGCGGCAGATCGGCCGCCCTCGCCGAGGCCCGCCGTCACCTCGCGTTCGCCGAGCCGGCACACGAGCTGCGGCCGCTGCTGGACTACCTCCTGCGACGCGACCTCTGAGGCCGAGTTGACCTGCGCCGCCCGTGGGGACAGGGTGCGAGACGACCTCTCTCCGTCGGAAGGACGACCGCCTTGATCGGGATCACGGACATCGAGCGGCAGGCCGAGCGGATCGCCGGACACGTCGTACGCACGCCGACCCTGCCGAGCCCCGGTCTGTCCTCGCTGCTCGGTGCTCCCGTCACCGTCAAGCTCGAACAGCTCCAGCGCACCGGATCCTTCAAGGCCCGCGGGGCGACGGCCAAGCTGCTCTCGCTGAGCGAGGCGGAGCGGGCGGCGGGTGTCGTGGCCGTGAGCGGCGGCAACCACGGGATCGCCCTCGCCCACATGGCCGCGGCCCTCGACATCAAGGCGACGGTGGTCATGCCGCGTTCGGCACCGGCCCGGTCCGTGGAGATCGTGGCGGCGGCCGGTGCGGCGCTTCGGCTGACGGACGACATGGACGGCGCGTTCTCACTGGTCAACCGGATGCGGGACGAAGGACTCACGCTGGTCCACCCGTTCGACGACCCGGTGGTGATCGCCGGGCAGGGCACGGTGGGACTGGAGTTCGCCGAGGACGCGGGCGACCTCACCGACGTTCTCGTCAGTGTCGGGGGCGGCGGGCTGATCGCCGGGGTCGCGGCGGCGCTGCGGGCGCGTCGTCCGGGTGTCCGGGTGTGGGGCGTGGAGACCGAGGGCGCCGAGGCCATGTCCCGGGCCCTGACGGCGGGCGGGCCGGTGCCGGTCGCGCTGTCCTCCATCGTGTCCACGCTGAGCGCCCCGTCCGTCTCGCGGCTCACGTACGACCACGTGGCGGCTCTGGTGACCGAGGTCCTCGTGGTCCCGGACCGGGAGGCCGTGCGGGGCTGTCTCGACCTCGCCGACCACGCCAAGGTGTGGGGCGAGCCGGCGGCCGGCTGTCTCGTGCCCGCCGCCCGGAGGGTGCTGGAGCGGATCGGGGACGGCTGCCGGCTGGGCCTCGTGGTGTGCGGCGGCAACACGACCACCACCGAAGTCATGGCGTGGACCGAGCGGTTCGGGCTGCGCTGAGGGAGATGCTCGACTTCGATCCCCCACCTGGCCGTTCTTCTGACTTGTGAGTCAGAAAGTGAACGGCCGGAAAGGGGATTCCATCGGTTGGGGGTTTGATTGAACATACCCCGCCGCACCCGCCGTACCACTGGGAAAGGTGAGACCCATGGTTTCGGCGAGGGATGAGCATGGTCAAGGCGCACGTCTCCACACACGAGTTGGTCGCAGGAAGGTACCGGCCACTGGACGTCCTGCATCGTGAGACCAACCGGACGTGCTGGTACGGCGAGGACGTCTCGGCGGAACGCCCCTGCCTGCTCACCGAGATCGGACTTCCGGCCGACACGGACGAGGATGCCTCGCAGCGCACCGCTGTGGGCGTCGTGCGGATGTCCAAGACCATGCGGGTGCTCGCCCCCGGCCGGATCGCCCCGGTCGTCGACGCCGTCGCGCAGGAAGGCTCGCTGTGGACCGTCAGCGAGCCCGTCGACGGCGTCCTGCTGGGCGAACTCCTCGCCCAGCAGGGAACGTTCGACCATG
This is a stretch of genomic DNA from Streptomyces sp. NBC_00285. It encodes these proteins:
- a CDS encoding serine hydrolase domain-containing protein, with translation MTSAGVLGGTLAGAVLLSLVATPVHAAPRGPDADLAGVRSVLRSALRDGAPGAMARIDDRGTVLRAAVGVADRTTGRAMDDADRFRIGSVTKIFTSVVLLQLVDEKKLKLDAPVDRYLPGLLPDDRITVRHVLGHRSGLYDYTNDMFAQSVPGFEAVRKKVFTPTELVNRSLRRPRTSAPGAAYSYSNTNFVVAGMLIEKLTGNPVRTEYQNRIIEPLKLRDTLYVHPGMKIPGAHARGYLTQDRSGAPLVDATEQTVSWAQSAGALISSTRDLNTFLSALLGGRLTSAAQLAQMERWLPSGTGQAYGLGLRRRDLSCGVSVYGHTGAVQGFYTYAFASKDGKRALAAVANTSNNGTVLNTMLRTLDSAFCGKATRAPRGRATVERHEDVAPALSLD
- a CDS encoding CAP domain-containing protein; protein product: MSEMVTGGNLPLPDGAVTVRVPGPFDVSALVLDEGGRVGGDADFVFYNQPSAPGTRLSGDTLTVDPRRLRAGAVRVTVVVSPADPATPLGRLPPPVLQVTGAGGRPLARFAPPRPRQETVLLLAEIYRRGDGWKLRALGQGYADGLAGLARDFGVDVVDDTPAAAAPPSPFTAPGARPAAVPAFPAGSGGPRPPTSGPRSPTASVPSADLAAFLTLVNSARAQAGSPPVSHDPRLTEAARVHARAMAAAGRLGVEGPDGVSVFQRVTATGYAYITVGEHLVSGPRDPAEFVEYCLRTEQPRRILQDPAVTEAGMAYVGGGRSGEMYWTALWARPLTPAGLARITDEVVALTNRERTGAGLPPLAVDPLLARAAQAYSADMAVRAFYSHTSPEGTQPWDRAAAAGSTRRSIGENIACGQRSAAEVVEGWMNSPGHRANILKPAFTHIGIGFAGGGPAGTYWTQLFGA
- a CDS encoding AIM24 family protein, which produces MKGDLFSSEHMVQPATAPGMTVENSKCIRYTVSGEMHARQGAMVAYRGNLQFERKGQGVGGMLKRAVTGEGLPLMAVRGQGEAWFAHEAQNCFVVDVEPGDEFTVNGRNVLCFDASLAYRIATVKGAGIAGGGLFNSVFTGHGRLGLVCEGNPLVIPVSAQSPVFVDTDAVVGWTAGLATSLHRSQSIGSMLRGGSGEAVQLMLQGSGFVVVRPSEATPQKAQQH
- a CDS encoding tetratricopeptide repeat protein translates to MYGKAFAPEYQGALTALSVNSSLDDVLAAGTEQLRAAERAGRHGEAARSGLAVAEAQRRLGRVGDADRAWKASYRSARQAGDTAAMAWALWSGGTLARQRGGFALARRLLGLAAELGEQGGDVVVRGYSLAGLAETGRIQGDYEAVGRLHEQLLAEARRRGEARHTVWALSGIAQMHRNTGAYDTAFAMFEEAASIAAGADDRRGHAWALRGLADLASVRDGDTARALALLSEAETTCRAMNLSSALAYNHKMRGNVYYRAGRYPEARELYEQALAEFRAMSEPRGEALARLGLAKSLARLGRDRAETAAELDDLARTLERTGLRHAREMVALAQEEFCARTESAR
- a CDS encoding polyprenyl synthetase family protein, which produces MTTVVGPDVLARCRELVDPALREAVDGLHPWVAEMAAYSMGWCEVGGAPAAASGGKGVRQALAVLGAEVSGAPGRAGVPAAVAVELVHVFSLLHDDIMDGDAARRGRPSVWKAYGTGPAVLAGDGLFALAVGTLAGAGSGAVRRLSVALSDLVHGQADDLLFATRPWRGPERVRPDEYRTMAEHKTGALLGCAAALGALLGGAPPATVAALDRTGRHLGIAFQIVDDVLGIWGDPQVTGKPVHSDLRERKKTFPILAALDSPTPAAARLARLLESDGPLSETADLIEECGGRSAALAEARRHLAFAEPAHELRPLLDYLLRRDL
- a CDS encoding threonine/serine dehydratase — protein: MIGITDIERQAERIAGHVVRTPTLPSPGLSSLLGAPVTVKLEQLQRTGSFKARGATAKLLSLSEAERAAGVVAVSGGNHGIALAHMAAALDIKATVVMPRSAPARSVEIVAAAGAALRLTDDMDGAFSLVNRMRDEGLTLVHPFDDPVVIAGQGTVGLEFAEDAGDLTDVLVSVGGGGLIAGVAAALRARRPGVRVWGVETEGAEAMSRALTAGGPVPVALSSIVSTLSAPSVSRLTYDHVAALVTEVLVVPDREAVRGCLDLADHAKVWGEPAAGCLVPAARRVLERIGDGCRLGLVVCGGNTTTTEVMAWTERFGLR